A genome region from Tenebrio molitor chromosome 4, icTenMoli1.1, whole genome shotgun sequence includes the following:
- the LOC138127733 gene encoding brachyurin-like translates to MKCFLLLLCALTLSNSQDAKPVILKDIEGPRIINGVEAGLGQFPWQAALFFQQELGSRFWFCSGAIISEEWILTAGHCVNTAESVLIYTGIIDISLEIQPSAISTEFILHKDFVADSLANDIALIKLPKSLTLDEYTTTISLSSDEIKAGTAITVSGWGRTNVSSSAISNLLHYIDLTTISNEQCQDAYGTTGLILPEMVCAALNIDPVQAPCHGDSGGPVVVDFGTNPRHVAIASFVSDAGCDSSYPSGYTRTAAYRDWIKEKTGV, encoded by the exons ATGAAGTGTTTTCTTTTGCTCTTGTGCGCCCTTACACTGTCAAACAGCCAGGATGCCAAGCCGGTTATCCTAAAGGACATCG AAGGGCCACGAATCATCAATGGCGTCGAAGCTGGTCTAGGCCAGTTTCCCTGGCAGGCTGCGCTTTTCTTCCAACAAGAACTGGGATCAAGGTTCTGGTTCTGTTCCGGGGCGATAATCAGCGAGGAATGGATTTTGACAGCTGGACACTGCGTCAACAC AGCCGAGTCCGTTCTGATATACACAGGAATAATTGACATCTCTCTAGAAATCCAACCTTCGGCAATATCGACAGAATTCATCCTGCACAAGGACTTCGTCGCTGACTCTCTAGCCAACGATATTGCATTGATCAAGTTGCCAAAATCGCTCACTCTTGATG AATACACAACGACCATCTCGTTGTCATCTGATGAGATAAAAGCCGGTACCGCTATAACAGTGAGCGGTTGGGGTCGTACCAACGTAAGCAGCTCCGCTATCAGCAACCTCCTACATTACATAGACCTGACCACTATTAGCAACGAGCAGTGTCAAGACGCTTACGGTACTACAGGGTTAATCCTTCCGGAGATGGTTTGTGCCGCTTTAAACATCGATCCGGTGCAAGCTCCTTGCCAT GGCGACAGTGGCGGTCCCGTTGTTGTCGATTTTGGTACTAATCCTCGTCACGTGGCTATCGCGAGTTTTGTCAGCGACGCAGGATGCGACAGTAGTTATCCTTCGGGGTACACCAGGACTGCTGCCTACAGGGACTGGATTAAGGAAAAGACAGGAGTCTAG
- the LOC138129491 gene encoding chymotrypsinogen 2-like yields the protein MRVVLLVFCAGFLGASSEDIIIKARALKSIGPRIINGDEAVPGQLPWQVGILGRNSAGAYFCGGSLISDEWVLTAAHCLEGTTSATIYSGTTKISSSDKVVSQGASFIQHENFVYATLNHDIGLIKLKQPLKLDENTKPIALAIREPPLGSNVTVSGWGVTADSDIYTSDILYYTTVSTIENSDCARIFGSAFVIDGVVCANPGNPHTSPCQGDSGAPVVVMDSCGKPVQVAVFSFTNGLGCEYPYPSGNTRVAYYRDWIREKTGILPRIINGNQAEPGQFPWQVGVLNIISNLDLHLCNGAIIAEDWILTSASCIVEANLIGVYSGVVDISDPNRGMYSTSDYIVHEDFDNATQRNDIGLVRLNSKLVFDDNTKPIALAEEELGAEVEVTVSGWGHSNHDDGIDNTFLLQYITVLTIGNSDCQEIYGSDVVSDGVVCTRGQDPVRNPCAGDSGAPLVTNVVGPVHVGIYSFMSALGCEQDYPAGYTRTAYYREWIRSKTGI from the exons ATGCGTGTCGTGTTGCTCGTGTTTTGTGCCGGTTTTCTTGGGGCCTCCTCGGAGGACATCATAATCAAAGCGAGAGCGCTGAAAAGCATCG GACCGCGAATCATCAATGGGGACGAGGCAGTACCGGGACAATTACCCTGGCAGGTGGGAATTCTGGGGAGAAATTCCGCCGGAGCTTACTTCTGCGGAGGTTCTTTGATCAGCGACGAGTGGGTCTTGACCGCCGCCCATTGTCTCGAAGG AACCACTTCAGCCACCATCTATTCGGGTACCACCAAAATTTCGAGTTCCGATAAAGTGGTATCGCAAGGGGCTAGTTTTATCCAACACGAGAACTTCGTCTATGCAACGTTGAACCACGACATTGGTTTGATCAAATTGAAACAACCACTCAAACTGGACG AGAACACCAAACCAATTGCTCTTGCAATTAGGGAACCACCACTCGGTAGTAACGTCACTGTGAGCGGATGGGGCGTCACTGCTGaca GCGACATCTACACTAGCGACATTTTGTACTACACTACAGTGAGTACCATCGAGAACAGCGATTGCGCCAGGATTTTCGGTTCAGCGTTTGTTATTGACGGGGTGGTCTGTGCTAATCCTGGAAATCCCCACACCAGTCCGTGCCAG GGTGACAGTGGCGCTCCAGTCGTAGTTATGGATTCTTGTGGCAAACCGGTGCAGGTCGCTGTATTTAGCTTCACAAATGGTTTGGGTTGTGAGTACCCTTACCCTTCGGGAAACACAAGGGTTGCCTACTATAGAGACTGGATCAGGGAGAAGACAGGGATTT TACCGCGGATCATCAATGGAAACCAAGCCGAGCCAGGCCAGTTTCCATGGCAAGTGGGAGTCCTGAATATTATATCTAACTTGGATCTGCATTTGTGCAATGGCGCCATTATCGCCGAAGATTGGATCTTGACATCAGCCAGTTGCATTGTTGa GGCTAACCTGATAGGTGTGTACTCAGGGGTCGTCGACATCAGTGACCCAAACCGGGGGATGTACTCAACGTCGGATTACATCGTTCACGAAGACTTTGACAACGCGACGCAACGCAACGACATCGGGTTGGTACGTCTCAATTCCAAGTTAGTGTTCGACG ACAATACCAAGCCTATTGCTTTAGCCGAAGAAGAGTTAGGAGCGGAAGTTGAAGTCACGGTGAGCGGCTGGGGCCACTCTAATCATG aCGATGGCATTGATAACACCTTTCTTTTGCAATACATTACTGTATTGACAATTGGTAACTCTGACTGTCAAGAGATCTACGGCAGCGACGTTGTCTCTGATGGAGTGGTGTGTACCAGAGGACAAGATCCTGTAAGAAATCCTTGCGCAGGTGATAGTGGAGCTCCTTTGGTCACAAATGTCGTTGGTCCAGTCCACGTGGGCATCTATAGTTTTATGAGTGCTCTAGGCTGCGAACAGGATTATCCTGCAGGATATACAAGGACGGCGTACTATAGGGAGTGGATCAGAAGCAAAACTGGCATTTGA
- the LOC138127603 gene encoding fatty acid synthase-like — translation MKASQPHARSGESDFVYSQWLSSAPPGEEVVISGMSGRLPDSNTIREFRDNLFSKTDMVTDDDRKWKLDLPKIPQRSGKIPSVDRFDAGYFGMHHRQANVMDPMMRILLETVVEAIMDAGMNPSEVEGSRTGVFVGTCWSEMEHTILTRITEPQRFGMTGYLRSLNAHRVSYFLKLNGPTSIIDSACSSSLNALDLVFRAIRSGRCDNAIVAGSNIILHPSNTLQFFQLGVLSSEGICRVFDQDAKGYVRGETIASIFLQKAKNARRIYAKIINTKVNCDGFKEQGISFPSTLVQKQLMTEIYDESGIHPSELSFFEAHGTGTQVGDPQEVEAIDHALAKKRDKPLLVGSVKSNTGHAESASGVCSIIKVLIAMDTGLIAPNIHLKQIKAGMEGFEQGRMKVVLDLTELEGDEALVGVNNFGFGGNNSHTVFKRFKKKKVDGGVPSDDVPRLVCVSGHTEEAVLSLLNDVNSRELDAEHVGLLHHIHKKNIGNHIYRGFIIASKNGPLRTSSKFFSFQHKPLYVYFGQFENSFKLLGSYLMQFPIFKNTISRIDNILATKNVNILDTILKDQMQEDNILGAIAVQIGLVDVLKSLELIPTAVYGDSWSKVVSAYYYDVITIEETALTAYKISQKPSDFVSNVLFDGIPELNSLPKSVPKKENRYFAKNTNLSKLDSPGDFLGHETLLNVSKNSFVLNVSDQHLNDKDVLLAEDNVVMFLEVLGRLYECGYNPQLHKLYPEIVYPVSRGTPMISPMVKWDHDKSWFAYKFTEFIASDAEQRDYNVSNDYEEFKHIAGHVIDGRNLFPATEYLHLVWQTFAQSRRLLVKDLPVVFENCKFIRAVTMPKNGFIKLIITIQRGTGNFEVMNKDAVVVTGRITLCSNMSQEQINLEPNVLNTEDPTLVLEQDEIYKELYLRGYNYGGMFKSIARCDIDASTGLVKWEDNWTSFMDKMLQMKILQADSRLLSVPVKIKKLSIDPLKHLEVVDYFKDKESLIPVHVYKECNIIKSGGIEIHGLTLKSISKKKARLEPVLEKYEFVPNQESLNLSQLIRVNTQIILENSLEVHFKAVEIVEGSGEPLLPLVCKVLDDVPIVTPDLIVSSETILDPIPGVKVEKKFLTPDSNLLLIVATKLLQNPTSLKQVLNALHPKGFVLTSEEVDFELSDLDNIEVVTEYTTAQEKLILFKKSEANIETKFVEVSSNNSEWLSQLQNFVKSEANVVVYGQNREPDGLIGLVNCLRREPEGHKVKCFFMMDEAPDFDPQLPFYGNQLRKNLAINIYKSGKWGTYRHLLLEEVQEVECEHCFGDVLVKGDLSTMRWLEGALIDESRLPETRVPIYNSYSAINFKDIMLATGRISAETITTDRIEQECLIGFEFAGLDPKGRRVMGMIDNRALATHVRGNSQFLWAVPESWSLEDAATIPVVYSTVIYALLLVTDLKPKSTVLIHSGAGGVGLAALNVCLHHQFEVYVTVGTHDKRDYLRKHYPQIPESHIGNSRDTSFEKMIKAGTNDRGVDAVLNSLTEDKLRASVRCLAPGGCFLEIGKFDLGNDSSLNLLLMERGASYHGIMLDQIFKNSPELKERLVDAMYKGVHDGYVKPLPRVVFGRDELVQAFKYMTTGKHIGKVLVKVRDEGVGPKKLFPALPRFNCDLTKSYVIIGGLGGVGLELADWLVLRQARKLVLVSRSGVQTGYQTQRIRFWRSYGVEVEISTRDVTTKQGCLDLINDATQLGPIDAIFNLAVVLKDALFEDQTEETFHLSLAPKARTTTYLDQITREICPHLRYFVIFSSVSCGRGNAGQTNYGMANSIMERICERRKRDGFPALAIQWGAIGDVGLVAKMQNENQELVIGGTLQQKISSCLEVLDRFLKQDNTIVSSMLVAEKHNRSHGVVSAVEAVANVLGIKDIKTVSQHATLAELGMDSMMGTEVIQLLEKEFEIYITAKDVKSLSFAKLTEIESEKKKVVEEKSLNKMQKDSRQPSLQLQ, via the exons ATGAAGGCGAGTCAACCTCACGCTAGATCCGGCGAATCCGACTTCGTGTACAGCCAGTGGCTCTCCTCTGCCCCTCCGGGCGAAGAAGTGGTCATTTCCGGCATGTCCGGTCGCCTCCCGGATTCCAACACCATCCGCGAATTTCGCGACAACCTCTTCAGCAAAACGGACATGGTAACCGACGACGACCGAAAATGGAAACTAGACCTCCCGAAAATACCCCAGAGGAGCGGCAAAATCCCCAGCGTGGACCGCTTCGATGCCGGATACTTCGGAATGCACCACCGCCAAGCCAACGTGATGGACCCTATGATGAGGATCTTGTTGGAGACGGTGGTGGAGGCGATCATGGACGCCGGAATGAATCCCTCCGAAGTGGAAGGTTCGAGAACGGGAGTCTTTGTTGGTACGTGTTGGTCAGAGATGGAGCACACTATCCTGACGCGTATTACAGAACCGCAGAGATTTGGAATGACAGG GTACTTGCGCTCTCTGAACGCGCACAGGGTCAGCTACTTTTTGAAACTGAATGGTCCGACGAGCATCATCGACAGCGCTTGCAGCAGTTCCTTGAACGCTTTGGACTTGGTGTTCAGGGCCATCAGGAGTGGACGATGCGACAACGCTATAGTTGCCGGCAGTAATATAATCCTACATCCAAGCAATACCCTTCAATTCTTCCA GTTGGGAGTACTGAGTAGCGAAGGCATCTGTCGTGTGTTCGACCAAGACGCCAAAGGCTACGTCAGAGGAGAGACCATTGCGAGTATCTTTCTCCAAAAAGCAAAGAACGCGCGCCGGATCTACGCCAAAATCATCAACACCAAAGTCAATTGTGACGGTTTCAAAGAACAAGGCATCTCCTTCCCCTCTACTCTAGTGCAAAAGCAACTCATGACGGAAATCTACGACGAGAGCGGGATCCACCCCTCCGAACTCAGCTTTTTTGAAGCGCACGGAACTGGTACTCAAGTCGGAGATCCCCAAGAAGTCGAAGCCATCGACCACGCTTTGGCCAAAAAACGCGACAAACCTCTCTTGGTCGGTTCGGTCAAGTCGAATACCGGTCACGCCGAATCAGCTTCTGGAGTTTGTTCCATCATCAAAGTGTTGATAGCGATGGACACTGGGTTGATTGCTCCCAATATCCATCTGAAACAGATCAAAGCAGGCATGGAGGGGTTCGAGCAAGGAAGAATGAAGGTGGTACTCGATTTGACAGAATTAGAAGGCGACGAAGCTCTCGTAGGAGTCAACAATTTCGGTTTTGGAGGTAATAACTCTCACACGGTGTTCAAAAGAttcaaaaagaagaaagtcGACGGAGGAGTTCCCAGCGATGATGTTCCGAGATTGGTCTGCGTTAGTGGACACACCGAAGAAGCAGTTTTGTCTTTGTTGAACGATGTCAACAGTAGAGAACTTGACGCGGAACATGTTGGGTTACTCCATCACATTCACAAAAAGAATATTGGCAATCACATTTATCGAGGCTTCATAATAGCGTCGAAGAACGGTCCGCTCAGGACCTCATCGAAGTTCTTTTCCTTTCAACACAAACCTCTTTACGTCTATTTCGGGCAGTTCGAAAACTCCTTCAAGCTTCTAGGTTCTTATCTTATGCAAtttccaattttcaaaaatacaatttccaG AATCGATAATATCTTGGCAACCAAAAACGTCAACATCTTGGACACGATTTTGAAGGATCAAATGCAAGAAGACAACATCCTCGGTGCCATCGCCGTGCAAATCGGACTCGTCGACGTCTTAAAATCGTTAGAACTGATCCCAACCGCAGTATATGGCGACTCTTGGAGCAAGGTAGTTAGCGCTTACTACTACGATGTCATCACCATAGAAGAAACGGCATTGACAGCTTACAAGATCAGTCAAAAACCGTCGGACTTTGTATCAAACGTCCTTTTCGACGGCATCCCTGAATTGAATAGTTTGCCTAAATCAGTTCCCAAGAAAGAAAACCGATACTTTGCCAAAAACacgaatttgtcaaaactggaTTCGCCCGGCGACTTCTTGGGTCACGAGACGTTGCTCAACGTGTCTAAAAATTCGTTCGTCTTGAATGTTTCCGACCAACACTTAAACGACAAAGACGTGTTGCTTGCGGAGGACAATGTCGTCATGTTTTTGGAGGTTCTGGGAAG ATTGTACGAATGCGGTTACAATCCTCAACTGCACAAGTTATATCCCGAAATTGTGTATCCCGTGAGTCGAGGTACTCCCATGATCTCACCCATGGTCAAGTGGGACCACGACAAGAGCTGGTTCGCTTACAAGTTTACTGAGTTTATTGCGTCAGACGCTGAACAGAGGGATTACAATGTTTCGAACGACTACGAAGAGTTCAAGCACATAGCGGGGCACGTGATTGATG GTCGCAATTTGTTTCCCGCCACAGAATATCTGCATCTAGTATGGCAAACCTTCGCTCAAAGTCGGAGACTGTTGGTGAAGGACTTGCCGGTGGTTTTCGAAAACTGCAAGTTTATACGTGCCGTAACGATGCCGAAAAATGGTTTTATCAAACTCATCATCACTATCCAGAGAGGCACTGGCAACTTTGAAGTTATGAACAAAGACGCAGTTGTTGTGACAGGTCGAATTACTCTCTGTTCCAATATGAGCcaagaacaaataaatttagaaCCAAATGTTCTGAACACTGAAGATCCAACACTAGTCTTGGAGCAAGACGAGATCTACAAAGAACTCTACCTTCGGGGATATAATTACGG TGGTATGTTTAAGAGTATTGCGAGGTGTGACATAGATGCCTCCACCGGTCTGGTCAAGTGGGAGGACAATTGGACCAGCTTCATGGATAAGATGCTTCAAATGAAGATCCTTCAAGCTGACAGTAGATTGCTCAGCGTTCCTGTGAAGATAAAGAAGTTGTCAATTGATCCTTTGAAACACTTAGAAGTTGTTGACTATTTCAAAGATAAGGAGTCGCTGATTCCGGTGCACGTCTACAAGGAATGCAACATCATAAA ATCTGGCGGAATTGAAATTCATGGGTTAACACTAAAGTCCATTTCCAAGAAAAAAGCTCGTTTGGAACCAGTTTTGGAGAAGTATGAATTCGTTCCGAATCAGGAGTCGCTCAATTTGTCCCAGCTGATAAGAGTCAACACCCAAATCATCCTCGAGAATAGCCTAGAAGTTCATTTCAAAGCCGTTGAAATTGTGGAGGGTTCTGGTGAACCTCTTTTGCCTCTGGTTTGCAAAGTTCTTGACGACGTTCCGATCGTCACTCCTGATCTAATAGTCTCCAGCGAAACTATCTTGGACCCGATTCCTGGTGTCaaagtcgaaaaaaaatttctaactCCTGACAGCAACTTGCTTTTGATCGTCGCCACTAAACTTCTACAAAATCCCACTTCCTTAAAACAGGTGTTGAACGCTCTTCACCCTAAAGGTTTTGTATTGACTAGCGAAGAAGTCGACTTTGAGCTCTCGGATTTGGACAATATCGAAGTTGTCACCGAGTACACGACGGCCCAAGAGAAATTAATCCTTTTTAAGAAGTCTGAAGCAAACATTGAGACGAAATTTGTCGAGGTGTCGTCGAACAATTCCGAGTGGTTGTCTCAGTTGCAAAACTTTGTAAAATCTGAAGCGAATGTTGTGGTTTACGGTCAAAATCGCGAACCTGACGGCTTGATCGGATTGGTCAACTGTCTCAGGAGGGAGCCAGAGGGACACAAGGTCAAATGTTTCTTCATGATGGACGAGGCGCCGGATTTCGACCCTCAACTACCTTTCTATGGAAATcaattgagaaaaaatctaGCCATAAACATTTACAAGTCAGGGAAGTGGGGAACTTACAGGCACTTGCTTTTGGAAGAGGTGCAAGAAGTGGAATGTGAGCATTGTTTCGGGGATGTTTTGGTAAAGGGAGACTTGTCGACCATGAGGTGGTTGGAAGGGGCGCTCATTGACGAGTCCCGACTCCCAGAAACTAGAGTTCCCATCTAC AACTCCTACTCCGCCATCAACTTCAAAGATATCATGCTGGCGACGGGTCGCATCAGCGCGGAAACTATCACCACCGACCGCATCGAACAAGAGTGTCTAATAGGCTTCGAGTTCGCCGGATTAGATCCGAA GGGGCGCCGAGTCATGGGAATGATTGACAATCGTGCTCTAGCAACTCATGTCAGAGGTAATTCTCAGTTTCTGTGGGCGGTACCCGAGTCGTGGAGCTTGGAAGACGCAGCCACCATTCCCGTTGTCTACTCCACAGTGATTTACGCTTTGCTTTTG GTCACAGACCTCAAACCCAAGAGTACTGTCTTGATCCATTCCGGTGCCGGCGGCGTCGGACTCGCCGCTCTGAACGTCTGTCTCCACCACCAGTTCGAAGTCTACGTCACCGTCGGGACTCACGACAAGCGAGACTACCTTCGAAAGCACTACCCCCAGATTCCTGAAAGCCACATCGGCAACTCCCGCGATACCTCTTTCGAGAAAATGATCAAAGCGGGTACTAACGATCGCGGTGTTGACGCCGTTTTGAATTCTTTGACCGAAGACAAGCTCAGGGCATCGGTGAGATGCTTGGCGCCAGGCGGATGCTTTTTAGAAATTGGAAAGTTCGACCTTGGGAACGACTCGAGTCTCAATCTTCTCTTGATGGAGCGAGGAGCGAGTTACCACGGAATCATGTTGGATCAGATCTTCAAAAACTCGCCGGAATTAAAAGAGAGACTTGTCGACGCAATGTACAAAGGTGTTCACGATGGGTACGTTAAGCCCTTACCGAGGGTCGTTTTCGGCAGAGACGAACTGGTACAGGCGTTCAAATACATGACCACTGGGAAGCATATAGGGAAGGTGTTGGTGAAAGTGAGAGACGAAGGTGTTGGACCCAAAAAGTTATTCCCGGCGCTTCCGAG ATTCAACTGCGACTTGACCAAGTCGTACGTCATCATTGGAGGGTTGGGAGGTGTCGGTTTGGAATTGGCTGATTGGCTGGTCTTGAGACAAGCCCGAAAATTGGTCTTGGTCTCCAGATCGGGAGTACAAACAGGGTACCAAACCCAAAGGATAAG ATTTTGGAGGTCTTACGGCGTTGAGGTTGAAATTTCGACGCGAGACGTCACAACCAAGCAAGGCTGTCTTGATTTGATCAACGACGCTACGCAACTAGGTCccatcgacgccatctttaaTTTAGCCGTGGTCTTGAAAGATGCGCTCTTTGAGGACCAAACCGAGGAGACTTTTCACCTGTCCTTGGCCCCCAAAGCTCGAACCACCACCTATCTCGATCAAATAACTCGCGAGATCTGTCCACATTTGAG GTATTTCGTCATCTTCTCTTCGGTTTCTTGCGGTCGCGGCAACGCCGGTCAGACCAACTACGGCATGGCCAACTCGATCATGGAGAGGATCTGCGAGAGGAGAAAACGCGACGGATTTCCAGCTTTGGCGATCCAGTGGGGCGCCATCGGAGAC GTGGGACTCGTTGCCAAGATGCAAAATGAGAACCAGGAACTGGTCATCGGTGGTACTCTCCAACAGAAAATCTCGAGTTGTCTGGAAGTGTTGGATAGATTCTTGAAGCAAGACAATACGATTGTTTCCAGCATGTTGGTCGCAGAGAAACATAACAGGAGTCACGGTGTGGTCAGCGCTGTCGAAGCCGTTGCCAACGTCTTAGGCATCAAGGACATCAAGACCGTGAGTCAACATGCGACGCTGGCCGAGCTGGGGATGGACTCGATGATGGGCACTGAAGTCATCCAACTTTTGGAGAAGGAGTTCGAGATTTACATCACCGCCAAAGACGTCAAAAGTTTGAGTTTTGCCAA GTTGACGGAGATCGAGTCAGAGAAGAAGAAAGTTGTGGAAGAGAAGAGTCTGAACAAGATGCAAAAAGACAGCAGACAGCCAAGCCTCCAGTTACAATAA
- the LOC138127586 gene encoding brachyurin-like, producing the protein MSRFFILSVSLCFCLIWAWPLHGLPKTVLTRDIGGRLIDGIPASEGQFPWQVAIETTSSTFHYMCGGAIINEEWILTSGQCVYGIITADIVAGSTNLSSPDSTTIAAVESILHENYNSQYYTNDVGLLRLKTPLIFNDYIKPIALSEQEVPPNVTVTISGWGLTSDSYPDPPGDSLNYAEVRTYDSKKCGQTYPHTYSSRVVCTVDGGGCWGDSGDAVVLNASTDPLHVGILSFWSGFGCGRYPTVSTKTAYYRDWIRNHTGV; encoded by the exons ATGagtcgcttttttattttatccgtttctttgtgtttttgtctAATCTGGGCTTGGCCTTTACATGGTCTTCCCAAAACTGTATTAACTCGAGACATTG GGGGGCGACTTATCGACGGCATCCCAGCCTCAGAAGGCCAGTTTCCTTGGCAGGTGGCCATCGAGACCACTTCCTCAACCTTCCACTACATGTGTGGTGGCGCCATCATCAACGAAGAATGGATTTTGACATCTGGTCAGTGCGTCTACGG GATCATAACAGCAGATATTGTGGCCGGCTCGACGAATCTATCATCACCTGACAGTACCACCATCGCAGCCGTCGAATCTATTCTTCACGAAAACTACAACAGTCAGTACTATACGAACGACGTCGGACTGTTGAGGCTAAAAACACCTCTCATCTTCAATG ATTACATCAAACCTATAGCACTGAGCGAACAAGAAGTACCACCTAATGTTACCGTCACGATTAGCGGATGGGGACTCACCAGCGACA GCTATCCTGACCCTCCCGGCGACAGTCTCAATTACGCCGAAGTACGCACTTACGATTCAAAAAAGTGCGGACAGACCTACCCCCATACGTATTCTTCAAGAGTGGTGTGTACTGTGGATGGTGGTGGTTGCTGGGGCGACAGCGGTGACGCGGTAGTACTTAATGCTTCCACGGATCCGCTCCATGTTGGAATTCTTAGTTTTTGGAGCGGTTTTGGATGTGGCAGATATCCCACTGTGAGCACAAAGACCGCCTACTATAGGGACTGGATCCGGAACCACACTGGAGTTTGA